A segment of the Leclercia adecarboxylata genome:
CCAAAACTGCTGGAAGTGATCAAAGAGCACTTTCCACAAGACGTGAAGTAAGGGGAGCCATATGAAACTCCGTGATTCGCTGGCTGAAAATGACTCAATCCTGTTACAGGCCGAGGCCAGCACCTGGCAGGAAGCGGTAAAGCTGAGCGTTGACCTGCTGGTTAAGGCCGATGTTGTTGAGCCGCGCTATTACCAGGCCATTCTCGATGGCGTTGAGCAGTTTGGGCCGTACTTTGTGATTGCCCCGGGGCTGGCGATGCCGCATGGCCGTCCGGAAGAGGGCGTTAAAAAAACCGGTTTCGCCCTGGTCACCCTGAAAACGCCGCTGGTGTTTAACCACGAAGATAACGATCCGGTCGATATCCTCATCACCATGGCGGCCGTCGATGCCAACACCCATCAGGAGGTGGGCATCATGCAGATCGTCAATCTGTTTGAAGATGAAGCCAACTTTGACCGATTACGCGCCTGCCGCACCGGGCAGGACGTCCTGGATTTAATCGATAACGCCACTGCGGCGGCACTTTAAGAGGGAACGGAAATGTCATTACCAATGTTGCAGGTCGC
Coding sequences within it:
- the ulaC gene encoding PTS ascorbate transporter subunit IIA; translated protein: MKLRDSLAENDSILLQAEASTWQEAVKLSVDLLVKADVVEPRYYQAILDGVEQFGPYFVIAPGLAMPHGRPEEGVKKTGFALVTLKTPLVFNHEDNDPVDILITMAAVDANTHQEVGIMQIVNLFEDEANFDRLRACRTGQDVLDLIDNATAAAL